Proteins encoded by one window of Xiphophorus couchianus chromosome 13, X_couchianus-1.0, whole genome shotgun sequence:
- the dnajc8 gene encoding dnaJ homolog subfamily C member 8 has product MAAAGGESSSQSVSDELFQNFYTEVKQIEKRDSVLTSKQQIDRLLRPGSSYFNLNPFEVLQIDPEATDEELKKRFRALSILVHPDKNQDDPDRSQKAFEVVDKSYKLLLDPEQKKRAVDVIQAGKEYVEHMVKQKKKQLKKDGKPQDVEEDDPDMFRQAVYKQTMKLFAELEIKRKEREAKDMHERKRAREEEIEAAEKAKREREWQKNFEESRDGRVDSWRTFQTKGKSKEKKNRSFLKPPKVKMEQRE; this is encoded by the exons ATGGCGGCCGCTGGAGGAGAGTCTTCCTCTCAGAGTGTGTCGGatgaattatttcaaaacttttacaCCGAG GTGAAGCAGATTGAGAAGAGGGACTCTGTGTTAACGTCTAAGCAGCAGATTGACAGGTTGCTAAGACCTGGATCATCGTACTTCAACCTCAACCCTTTTGAG gtaTTGCAGATTGATCCAGAAGCAACAGACGAAGAGCTGAAGAAAAGATTTAGGGCG TTATCCATTTTGGTCCATCCAGACAAAAATCAGGATGACCCAGACAGATCACAGAAAGCCTTTGAAG TTGTGGACAAATCATACAAACTCTTACTGGATCCTGAGCAGAAGAAGCGAGCAGTTGATGTGATCCAAGCAGGAAAAGAATATGTGGAGCATATG gtaaagcagaaaaaaaagcaactaaagAAAGATGGGAAACCGCAGGATGTGGAGGAGGACGACCCTGACATG TTCAGACAAGCTGTGTACAAACAAACCATGAAGCTGTTTGCTGAGcttgaaataaaaaggaaggaaagggaAGCAAAGGACATGCATGAAAG GAAAAGggcaagagaagaagaaatcgAGGCAGCGGAGAAGGCAAAGCGGGAAAGAGAATGGCAGAAGAACTTTGAG GAATCACGAGACGGACGTGTGGACAGCTGGAGGACCTTCCAAACCAaaggaaaaagcaaagaaaaaaagaacaggtcCTTCCTCAAACCCCCAAAAGTTAAGATGGAGCAGAGGGAATGA